Proteins found in one Bacillota bacterium genomic segment:
- the dapB gene encoding 4-hydroxy-tetrahydrodipicolinate reductase: MSEEIRVVVTGAAGRMGREVIKAVLKEQDLNLAGAIDIKAVGTDVGEMVGLPKKGVTVQPELRKVLENTRAHVLVDFTNPQAVIRNAKTALNNGISPVIGTTGLDEVEIEELRKVAERTGLGVLIAPNFALGAVLMMDFTRRAARYFKHVEIIELHHDQKIDAPSGTALKTAQMIEAEREPFRQGHPDEYEKILGVRGGEWKGIRIHSVRLPGLVAHQEVIFGTLGQVLTIRHDSLSRESFMPGVVLGIRRVRHLKGVVIGLENILD, from the coding sequence GTGAGCGAAGAAATTCGGGTAGTTGTTACCGGAGCTGCCGGGAGGATGGGGCGAGAAGTAATTAAGGCCGTTCTTAAAGAGCAAGATTTAAATCTAGCCGGAGCAATAGATATCAAAGCGGTTGGAACAGATGTAGGGGAAATGGTCGGCTTACCAAAAAAAGGGGTTACAGTTCAGCCGGAGTTGCGTAAAGTTTTAGAAAATACTCGTGCTCATGTTTTAGTTGACTTTACGAACCCCCAAGCTGTAATCAGGAACGCCAAAACCGCCCTCAACAACGGTATTTCTCCGGTGATTGGTACAACTGGATTAGATGAGGTAGAGATTGAGGAACTTCGAAAAGTTGCCGAAAGGACCGGCCTGGGAGTCTTAATTGCTCCAAACTTTGCGTTAGGCGCGGTTCTCATGATGGATTTTACCCGTCGTGCAGCTCGTTATTTTAAACATGTAGAGATTATTGAGCTTCACCATGATCAAAAAATTGATGCACCTTCGGGTACTGCTCTTAAAACCGCCCAAATGATCGAAGCAGAAAGAGAGCCTTTTCGCCAGGGGCACCCAGATGAGTATGAAAAAATCCTGGGAGTAAGGGGTGGAGAGTGGAAAGGAATTAGAATTCACAGTGTCCGCTTACCAGGTCTGGTGGCCCATCAGGAGGTAATTTTCGGTACTCTTGGACAGGTACTCACCATTCGCCATGATTCCTTAAGTCGAGAATCCTTTATGCCAGGAGTCGTCTTAGGGATTAGAAGAGTTCGGCATTTGAAAGGAGTGGTTATCGGATTAGAAAACATTTTGGACTAG
- the dpsA gene encoding dipicolinate synthase subunit DpsA — translation MGLDLSGIEIAVVGGDKRQLYLIPELIRLGAHVTAVGFPPCPELSQVQLSESLEATVKNARVVILPIPGIDPEGRIKTLDANCLLIFTPGIAKLIPPGTLVIIGCAREILRKWAIEFGWKLIEIAELDEVAILNAIPSAEGALQIAMEQLPITIHNSKSFILGFGRLGKTLARMLQGIGAQTTVVARKRADLARIFEMGCRPISFTQLPQVISGAEIIFNTVPALILDEQILSLLQKDVLIIDLASHPGGTDFAAAKRLGLQAILAPGLPGKVAPKTSGQILAQVIPQLILCELSA, via the coding sequence ATGGGCTTGGATCTAAGTGGGATTGAAATTGCAGTTGTAGGAGGAGATAAACGTCAACTGTATTTAATCCCGGAACTTATCCGTTTAGGTGCACATGTTACTGCTGTTGGATTCCCCCCCTGTCCAGAATTGAGCCAGGTCCAACTGTCTGAATCCCTCGAAGCTACCGTAAAAAATGCCCGTGTTGTCATTTTGCCTATTCCAGGTATAGATCCCGAAGGAAGGATTAAAACCCTTGACGCGAACTGCCTCCTAATTTTTACTCCGGGGATTGCAAAACTTATTCCGCCGGGAACTCTCGTTATCATTGGCTGTGCAAGAGAAATTTTACGTAAGTGGGCAATTGAATTCGGGTGGAAGCTGATCGAAATAGCCGAGTTAGACGAAGTAGCAATTTTAAATGCGATCCCCTCCGCTGAGGGTGCCCTTCAAATCGCAATGGAGCAGTTGCCGATTACAATTCATAATAGTAAATCTTTTATCCTTGGATTTGGCCGCCTGGGGAAGACCCTGGCACGAATGTTACAGGGTATTGGAGCGCAGACAACAGTAGTTGCACGAAAGCGTGCGGATCTGGCTCGGATTTTTGAAATGGGTTGCCGCCCGATCTCGTTTACCCAATTACCTCAAGTAATTTCTGGGGCCGAAATAATTTTTAATACAGTACCGGCTTTAATCTTGGATGAACAGATACTTTCTTTGCTGCAAAAGGATGTTCTGATTATCGACCTTGCGTCGCACCCAGGAGGCACTGATTTTGCTGCCGCAAAAAGATTGGGTCTTCAGGCAATCCTTGCACCTGGCTTGCCTGGTAAGGTAGCACCCAAGACGAGTGGTCAGATCCTTGCCCAAGTTATTCCCCAACTTATTCTCTGTGAATTATCCGCTTGA
- a CDS encoding aspartate-semialdehyde dehydrogenase has product MAKNYQVAVIGATGAVGQEILKVLQERNFPVADIRVMASPRSEGKKIKFGSEELTVQAARPDTFKGVEIAFFAGGPISKELVPEAVNKGAVVIDNSSTFRLEPWVPLVVPEVNPEDIDTHQGVIANPNCSTIILVVPLKPIHEAARIKRIVISTYQAVSGAGREAIEELLSQTKQVLAGEPVQPQIFPYQIAFNLIPHIDTFGENGYSREEMKLLLETQKILHDQEIKITATTVRVPVIRSHSESVNIETEKKLTPEEVREILIQAPGIIVQDDLPNLQYPMPLSSSNRDEVFVGRIRSDFSHERALNLWIVADQLRKGAATNAVQIAEILVNRNLL; this is encoded by the coding sequence ATGGCAAAGAACTATCAGGTTGCTGTAATTGGAGCCACAGGAGCGGTTGGCCAGGAGATTCTTAAGGTCCTCCAGGAACGCAATTTTCCTGTTGCAGATATCAGGGTAATGGCAAGCCCGCGGTCTGAAGGAAAGAAAATTAAATTCGGGTCTGAAGAACTTACCGTCCAGGCGGCAAGACCCGATACTTTTAAGGGTGTTGAAATCGCCTTTTTTGCAGGGGGGCCCATAAGTAAGGAGCTTGTTCCCGAAGCTGTAAACAAGGGTGCGGTAGTGATTGATAACAGCAGTACTTTTCGGCTTGAACCGTGGGTACCCCTTGTCGTCCCTGAAGTTAATCCTGAAGATATCGACACTCACCAAGGTGTGATTGCCAACCCCAACTGTTCCACAATTATTTTAGTTGTACCTCTCAAACCAATTCATGAAGCGGCCCGGATCAAGAGAATAGTTATCTCTACCTACCAAGCAGTTTCAGGGGCAGGAAGAGAAGCCATTGAGGAGCTACTTTCGCAAACAAAACAGGTACTGGCAGGGGAGCCGGTTCAACCTCAAATCTTCCCATATCAAATCGCTTTCAACCTCATCCCCCATATAGACACTTTCGGAGAAAACGGTTATTCGCGCGAGGAAATGAAGCTTCTCCTGGAAACACAGAAAATTCTTCACGATCAGGAAATCAAAATTACTGCAACAACGGTCCGCGTGCCTGTAATTCGGAGCCACTCAGAATCGGTAAACATCGAAACCGAAAAAAAGCTCACGCCAGAAGAAGTCCGGGAAATTCTGATTCAGGCTCCCGGCATTATTGTCCAAGACGATTTACCCAATTTACAGTATCCAATGCCATTATCTTCTTCCAACCGCGATGAGGTTTTTGTGGGAAGAATCAGAAGCGATTTTTCCCACGAGCGAGCGTTAAATTTATGGATTGTAGCAGATCAATTGCGAAAAGGTGCAGCAACTAATGCCGTTCAAATTGCAGAAATTCTCGTTAACCGCAATTTACTTTAA
- a CDS encoding dipicolinate synthase subunit B, which translates to MRLKGIRIGFVVTGSHCTIEKILGEIERLVAEGADVFPVVSYSVSTMDTRYGKASDWCKKLQEITKKDLIKSIVEAEPVGPGKLFDILVVAPCTGNTLAKLSNGITDTPALMAIKAHLRNQRPVVIAVSTNDGLGLNAQNIAKLLNSKNIYMVPFGQDNPVVKPNSLVARMEKIFDTLCAALDGKQIHPVLVEYSTN; encoded by the coding sequence ATGCGTCTCAAGGGAATACGTATAGGTTTTGTGGTAACAGGTTCTCATTGCACCATTGAAAAAATTCTCGGGGAAATTGAGAGACTTGTTGCAGAAGGAGCAGACGTTTTTCCTGTCGTTTCCTATTCTGTGAGCACAATGGATACACGCTACGGGAAAGCTTCCGATTGGTGTAAGAAACTTCAGGAAATCACGAAAAAGGATTTAATTAAATCAATTGTTGAGGCGGAACCGGTCGGACCGGGTAAATTATTTGATATTCTGGTTGTCGCTCCTTGTACAGGAAATACCCTGGCCAAATTATCAAATGGAATTACCGATACCCCCGCTTTAATGGCGATCAAAGCCCATTTGCGAAATCAGCGCCCAGTTGTTATTGCCGTTTCTACAAATGACGGGCTTGGTTTAAATGCTCAAAATATCGCAAAGCTACTGAATTCCAAAAATATTTACATGGTGCCTTTCGGCCAGGATAACCCGGTTGTCAAACCAAATTCTCTCGTTGCACGCATGGAAAAAATTTTTGATACCCTTTGTGCGGCCTTAGATGGAAAGCAAATCCATCCTGTTTTAGTAGAATATAGCACCAATTAA
- a CDS encoding IS1634 family transposase, with product MFIKTTKSKNYEYIKLVESYWESGTTKHRVLFNFGRRDLIKNDQSFINIVKKLCEIAELPTVGERRTALSDCSEAVML from the coding sequence GTGTTTATAAAAACGACCAAGAGCAAGAATTACGAATACATCAAGCTGGTTGAATCTTACTGGGAAAGCGGCACCACGAAACACAGAGTTCTTTTCAATTTCGGAAGACGCGACCTGATCAAGAATGACCAGAGTTTTATCAATATAGTGAAAAAGCTGTGTGAAATTGCCGAGCTGCCAACCGTCGGGGAGCGCCGGACAGCATTGTCGGACTGCAGCGAGGCCGTCATGCT
- a CDS encoding ATP-dependent Clp protease proteolytic subunit, which produces MKLQNQPQDPGATREPRKRKTTQGVRKIDTIKEFGQLNIPNVKTNIHCVPIVGQIEGHLVLPPQNKTTKYEHIIPQLVAVEQNPEIEALLIILNTVGGDVEAGLAIAEMIVSMSKPTVSLILGGGHSIGVPVAVSAQHSFIAETATMTIHPIRLSGLVIGVPQTYEYLDKMQDRVVRFVAKHSRITEEKFRELMFRTGELARDIGTVLVGQDAVEVGLIDEVGGLGEAVRKLQELIKESKREGGIVQ; this is translated from the coding sequence ATGAAGCTCCAAAATCAACCACAAGATCCAGGGGCAACGCGTGAGCCAAGAAAACGTAAAACAACGCAAGGGGTAAGGAAAATCGATACCATTAAAGAATTTGGACAGTTAAACATTCCGAATGTAAAAACTAATATTCATTGTGTTCCAATCGTGGGTCAAATTGAGGGGCACCTGGTACTTCCCCCGCAGAATAAAACTACGAAGTACGAGCATATTATCCCCCAACTTGTGGCTGTTGAGCAAAATCCCGAAATTGAAGCACTTCTCATTATTTTAAATACTGTAGGGGGAGACGTAGAGGCGGGGCTTGCGATTGCGGAGATGATCGTAAGTATGTCTAAACCTACAGTTTCTCTGATTTTAGGGGGAGGTCATTCGATTGGAGTTCCGGTTGCGGTGAGTGCTCAACACTCCTTCATTGCTGAAACAGCAACAATGACAATTCATCCAATTAGATTGAGCGGCTTGGTCATAGGGGTCCCCCAAACCTATGAGTACTTAGATAAGATGCAAGACAGGGTAGTCCGGTTTGTTGCCAAGCACTCCCGGATCACCGAGGAGAAATTTCGGGAATTAATGTTCCGGACGGGTGAACTGGCTCGCGACATCGGAACTGTCCTCGTCGGGCAAGATGCGGTAGAAGTAGGACTGATTGATGAGGTCGGGGGCCTTGGAGAGGCTGTCAGGAAGTTACAAGAATTAATCAAAGAATCAAAAAGAGAAGGGGGGATAGTTCAGTGA
- a CDS encoding ribonuclease J — protein sequence MKEGNSVLIIPLGGLGEIGKNIMALRIHNDIIVIDCGLMFPEDEMLGIDLVIPDISYLLENREYVRGIILTHGHEDHIGALPYILRELNVPIYGTRLTLGLLEAKLKESNFAEPINTWCINPGEAFKLGPFHVEFIRVSHSIADAVALGIKTPCGTIVHTGDFKLDQTPVNNETIDYHKFAELGKQGVLVLLSDSTNVERPGYTLSERVVGETFEETFRNASERIIIASFASNIHRIQQAITTASKFNRKVAVVGRSMINVVNIASELGYLEIPPGTLVDLDEIELFPKYKVVILTTGSQGEPMSALTRMAMCDHKRIEIIPGDTVIISASPIPGNEKLVHRTIDHLFRQGAEVIYEPFSGVHVSGHASQEELKLMLNLVKPKFFMPIHGEYRHLIKHAQLAREVGIPPSNIFVAENGQVLECNPERGAIIGRVTAGKVLVDGLGIGDVGNIVLRDRKQLSQDGIFIIVVTINKETGAVIAGPDIVSRGFVYVRESEELLEEAKEKIRDILKHCEEQQTTEWATIKSYMRETVGKFLYERTRRRPMILPIIMEV from the coding sequence TTGAAAGAAGGAAATTCTGTTCTAATCATCCCTCTTGGAGGACTTGGTGAGATCGGTAAAAATATTATGGCCTTAAGAATTCACAACGATATTATCGTCATTGACTGCGGACTCATGTTCCCTGAAGATGAAATGCTCGGAATTGATCTGGTAATTCCAGATATCTCATATCTCCTTGAAAACAGAGAGTATGTCCGGGGAATCATTTTAACTCACGGTCACGAAGACCACATCGGGGCACTCCCGTATATTTTAAGAGAACTTAATGTACCGATATACGGAACCAGGTTAACGCTTGGTTTACTCGAAGCAAAATTAAAAGAAAGCAATTTCGCAGAACCAATTAACACCTGGTGTATAAACCCAGGTGAAGCCTTCAAGCTCGGGCCTTTTCACGTTGAATTTATCCGGGTAAGCCACAGCATCGCCGATGCAGTTGCCCTGGGAATTAAAACTCCCTGCGGAACCATTGTCCACACCGGAGACTTCAAATTAGATCAAACACCGGTGAATAATGAAACAATAGATTATCATAAATTTGCAGAGCTTGGCAAACAGGGAGTACTCGTTCTTTTATCGGACAGCACAAATGTTGAAAGGCCGGGTTATACTTTATCTGAACGTGTAGTGGGGGAAACCTTTGAAGAAACGTTTCGAAATGCAAGTGAGCGCATCATTATCGCCAGTTTTGCATCTAATATTCACCGCATTCAGCAAGCGATCACCACTGCCTCTAAATTTAACCGAAAGGTGGCAGTGGTTGGACGAAGTATGATTAACGTTGTGAATATTGCGTCGGAATTGGGATATCTTGAGATTCCCCCGGGAACGCTCGTAGACCTTGATGAAATCGAATTATTTCCCAAGTACAAGGTTGTAATTTTAACCACAGGAAGCCAGGGCGAACCCATGTCCGCTTTAACAAGAATGGCGATGTGCGATCATAAAAGAATTGAAATTATCCCCGGCGATACCGTGATCATTTCAGCGAGCCCAATTCCGGGAAATGAAAAATTAGTCCACCGGACGATTGATCATTTATTCCGGCAGGGAGCAGAGGTAATTTACGAACCCTTTTCCGGGGTTCACGTTTCCGGCCATGCGAGCCAGGAAGAGTTAAAATTGATGCTAAACCTGGTTAAGCCTAAGTTTTTTATGCCAATCCATGGAGAGTACCGGCATTTGATTAAACATGCCCAGCTTGCCAGGGAAGTAGGAATTCCCCCGTCAAATATTTTTGTTGCTGAGAATGGACAAGTCCTCGAATGTAACCCTGAACGGGGAGCAATTATTGGAAGGGTAACTGCAGGAAAAGTCCTGGTAGATGGTTTAGGCATTGGAGATGTAGGGAATATTGTTTTGCGAGACCGGAAACAACTTTCCCAAGATGGAATTTTTATCATCGTGGTAACAATTAATAAAGAAACAGGTGCTGTCATCGCGGGCCCCGATATTGTATCAAGAGGATTTGTTTATGTGCGGGAGTCCGAAGAATTACTTGAAGAAGCGAAAGAAAAAATCCGCGACATCTTGAAACACTGCGAAGAACAGCAAACAACGGAGTGGGCTACAATAAAATCTTATATGCGAGAAACAGTGGGTAAGTTTCTTTACGAGAGAACCCGGCGCAGACCGATGATTCTACCGATTATTATGGAAGTATAA
- a CDS encoding MerR family transcriptional regulator produces MVELKRGFRTSEVSRLTGLTPRQLDHWDRTGLLKPSLAGAAGKGSTRFYSFLDVVQLRVARELRAAGVSLQALRQVIEYLRAEGLKQPLAEAKLVVSGSDILLVRGQSELVSVLNAPGQGVLQLVLDLPRMVKKVEQEIAKLKEPA; encoded by the coding sequence ATGGTGGAACTCAAGCGCGGCTTCAGAACCTCCGAAGTTTCCAGACTGACCGGGCTGACTCCCAGGCAGTTGGACCATTGGGATAGAACTGGTCTTCTTAAACCAAGCTTGGCTGGCGCTGCGGGTAAGGGGAGTACCCGGTTTTATTCTTTTCTGGACGTAGTGCAGCTCCGGGTTGCCAGAGAACTTAGAGCAGCAGGAGTTTCTCTACAAGCTCTAAGGCAGGTTATCGAGTACCTGAGGGCAGAAGGACTGAAACAGCCGCTGGCTGAAGCTAAGCTTGTGGTCAGCGGGAGCGATATCTTGCTCGTCAGGGGGCAAAGCGAATTAGTTAGTGTCTTGAACGCGCCCGGGCAGGGAGTGCTGCAGTTGGTTCTTGATCTGCCAAGGATGGTAAAAAAGGTGGAGCAAGAAATTGCAAAACTAAAGGAACCTGCCTAG
- the dapA gene encoding 4-hydroxy-tetrahydrodipicolinate synthase, giving the protein MKDFGRVLTAMVTPFTENGEVAYEQAATLARHLIKTGSDGIVVSGTTGESPVLTKEEKGKLFAVVKEAAGDQATVIAGTGSNDTRASIELTKIAEKTGVDGIMLVTPYYNKPSQEGLYQHFKAIAQETSLPIIVYNVPGRTSVNLLPGTLVRLAEIDNIVAVKEASGNLDQVAEIKRTTPQNFIIYSGDDSLTLPMLALGCYGVISVASHVAGKLINKMINSFVAGKIEEAKEIHLKIFPLLKVLFITTNPVPVKAAVKLIGIDAGPPRLPLVEATVQEVEAIGKVMKELKLID; this is encoded by the coding sequence ATGAAGGATTTCGGTCGCGTGTTAACCGCAATGGTTACTCCTTTTACAGAAAATGGCGAGGTAGCTTATGAACAGGCTGCAACCCTGGCGCGCCATTTAATCAAGACAGGATCGGATGGCATTGTTGTTTCAGGTACTACCGGTGAATCACCTGTTTTGACGAAAGAGGAAAAGGGAAAGCTTTTTGCTGTTGTGAAAGAGGCCGCAGGAGATCAAGCAACTGTAATCGCCGGCACTGGTTCGAATGATACAAGAGCTTCCATTGAACTAACTAAAATTGCTGAAAAGACGGGCGTAGATGGAATCATGCTGGTTACTCCCTATTACAATAAGCCGAGTCAAGAGGGGTTGTACCAGCATTTTAAAGCTATCGCACAGGAAACCAGTCTCCCAATAATCGTATATAATGTACCCGGGCGGACGTCAGTTAACCTTTTACCGGGAACACTTGTAAGATTAGCAGAAATCGATAACATCGTAGCCGTTAAAGAAGCGAGCGGAAACCTCGATCAGGTGGCCGAAATTAAACGTACAACACCTCAAAATTTTATCATTTACAGCGGAGATGATTCCCTTACCCTTCCAATGTTGGCACTTGGCTGTTACGGTGTAATCAGTGTTGCCTCTCACGTGGCAGGAAAATTAATTAACAAAATGATTAATTCTTTTGTTGCAGGAAAAATAGAAGAGGCAAAAGAAATTCACTTGAAAATTTTTCCTCTTTTGAAAGTTTTATTTATTACCACAAACCCCGTCCCCGTTAAAGCCGCCGTTAAACTAATCGGAATTGACGCCGGACCACCGAGGCTCCCCCTGGTAGAGGCTACAGTTCAAGAAGTGGAAGCCATCGGCAAAGTAATGAAAGAGTTAAAACTTATCGATTAG